In Solanum pennellii chromosome 3, SPENNV200, a single window of DNA contains:
- the LOC107013345 gene encoding uncharacterized protein LOC107013345 — MASRLRNFSRMNPPMFYRSKADEDPQDFLDEVYMILFTMGVTTSEKEEFVIYELKDVAQTWYTQLRDNRVLRGCPVTWEFFKGAFLDRLFPREFRESKVEEFINLCQGCISVLDYSYKFTKLSKYASSLVSNPRDEMSHFPTGVSDDLVEERHSATLHDNMNIYRVMVHSQQVEESRIRRNDRDSKRERSFVGGSSKWRLKVQDKHRFKKSFSNQNPSKYPKAHDDRVYNPKSQK; from the coding sequence ATGGCTTCTCGTTTGAGAAACTTTtctaggatgaaccctcctatgttCTATAGGTCAAAGGcggatgaagacccccaagatttCCTAGATGAAGTCTATATGATCTTATTTACTATGGGTGTTACTACGAGTGAAAAGGAAGAGTTTGTAATTTAtgaactcaaagatgtggcgcAAACATGGTACACCCAATTAAGAGATAATAGGGTTCTAAGAGGTTGTCCGGTGACATGGGAGTTCTTCAAGggagctttccttgataggttattTCCTAGAGAGTTCAGAGAatctaaggtggaagaattcattaACCTTTGTCAAGGATGTATCAGTGTACTTGATTACTCCTATAAGTTTACtaaattgtctaagtatgcttcATCCTTGGTGtcaaacccaagggatgagatgagtcattttccTACAGGAGTGTCCGATGACTTGGTGGAAGAACGTCATTCGGCTAcccttcatgataatatgaatatctatCGTGTAATGGTTCattctcaacaagtggaagaaagtAGAATAAGGAGGAATGATAGAGATTCCAAGAGGGAAAGGTCTTTCGTAGGCGGTTCTTCAAAGTGGAGGTTGAAAGTTCAAGATAAGCATAGATTCAAAAAAAGCTTCTCCAATCAAAATCCTTCCAAATATCCTAAGGCTCACGACGATAGGGTGTATAACCCCAAGTCTCAAAAGTAA
- the LOC114076488 gene encoding uncharacterized protein LOC114076488, giving the protein MKEILAMMTNLCQKMEKIETEVQILKETAKSQQHDYKNAELRHSAHGKQPELKGDVGKLNKTHDNVCSNTAAGTSKKASEKPKNTNLNQLFIKPFIQNTQIQIPLEPQTSTYAVSIQSDKKRYNYIAQSYIENIYKIQTHLNLNPRSTQTKNPEEDYITQKIQGYNRLIAQPKTTPNLVRTCYNHGLLNTVYTYNGEEISGIPELYKAFVTYKRVTKGNLFYIKFYTAPAEILYEEIKSPIQVIKLGLTRDMIIPKEIEKQAEIPKIEIPNFYANKRIIGIATIIQELANNYLNGNAIWSYYARDQVMIYSNSKELRRSDMDEVQRWILSLLKPEEQPTTRALKKEFISEELLVIYCKLIGNKYPDHRCSKCNVEDNVIPDVDLE; this is encoded by the coding sequence ATGAAAGAGATATTGGCTATGATGACCAATCTTTGCCAAAAGATGGAAAAAATAGAAACAGAAGtacaaatattgaaagaaacAGCTaaaagtcagcagcatgactataaAAATGCGGAGCTACGTCATTCGGCACACGGAAAACAGCCAGAGCTAAAAGGAGATGTTGGGAAACTCAATAAAACCCATGACAATGTTTGTTCAAATACAGCTGCAGGTACAAGCAAGAAAGCTAGTGAGAAACCAAAGAATACAAACCTAAACCAGTTATTCATAAAACCATTTATCCAAAATACACAAATACAGATACCCTTAGAACCACAAACTTCCACATATGCAGTTAGTATACAAAGTGACAAAAAGAGATACAACTACATTGCACAGTCATATATCgaaaacatatataagatcCAAACACATTTAAACTTAAACCCGAGATCTACACAAACCAAAAATCCAGAAGAAGATTATATAACCCAGAAAATACAGGGATATAATAGATTAATCGCACAACCCAAAACTACTCCAAATTTAGTTAGAACATGTTATAACCATGGGTTACTAAATACAGTATATACATATAATGGAGAAGAGATAAGTGGAATACCAGAATTATACAAAGCATTTGTGACATACAAAAGAGTTActaaaggaaatttattttatattaagttttatACAGCACCTGCTGAGATACTATACGAAGAAATCAAGTCGCCAATTCAAGTTATAAAGTTAGGTCTGACTAGAGATATGATAATAccaaaagaaatagaaaaacaaGCTGAAATACCGAAGATAGAGATACCAAACTTTTATGCAAATAAAAGGATAATTGGTATAGCAACAATTATACAAGAACTAGCtaacaattatttaaatggCAATGCTATTTGGAGTTACTATGCAAGAGATCAAGTTATGATTTATTCAAACTCCAAGGAATTAAGAAGATCAGATATGGATGAAGTCCAGCGATggattttatcattattaaagCCAGAAGAACAACCTACAACGAGAGCATTAAAAAAGGAATTTATTTCAGAAGAGTTATTAGTCATATATTGTAAGCTTATTGGAAACAAATACCCAGATCATAGATGCTCCAAATGTAACGTAGAAGATAATGTCATTCCAGATGTCGACTTGGAATAA